One region of Glutamicibacter sp. B1 genomic DNA includes:
- a CDS encoding sensor histidine kinase — MSLRWKITGMTIFSVLLTLLVSAMLVRQMINLSEEQRLREEATTSLQQAVRILDETGISILGAKVNDPQLPDEARDAAKAGQYITYRALIDGQEVIYAAAPVSLGTQPAVFSLSVSWASSQQMRQSVDTALLWAGITTLVLVSSIGIVIVSRLVKRLTKGSHAARAIASGERRVLVEDSIGKPFGGRDEVDEFAGAVDAMARELNAKIAAEQRFSADLAHELRTPLTGLVTAASLLPDSRPTQLVQDRVAKLRNLVEDLLEVSRLESRIESADLATVQLDPCVAEIIGHIRGRRPEQCAELELHLSAEGSEVLVEPRRLERILENLISNAWAHGEGPITISTRGRSISIHDQGPGFPSSVLDNGPERFVSKGGGIGLGLTIASGQAQALGATMNLSNDNGALVHLELQPSTESELR, encoded by the coding sequence ATGAGCCTGCGCTGGAAAATCACCGGGATGACCATTTTTTCGGTGCTGCTGACACTGCTGGTTTCGGCCATGTTGGTCCGCCAAATGATCAATCTCAGCGAGGAACAGCGACTGCGTGAGGAAGCCACCACTTCGCTGCAGCAAGCGGTGCGGATTCTGGATGAGACTGGAATTAGCATTCTTGGTGCCAAGGTCAATGATCCGCAGTTACCCGATGAGGCGCGGGACGCTGCCAAGGCGGGCCAGTACATTACCTACCGCGCCCTGATTGATGGGCAGGAAGTGATTTATGCGGCGGCGCCGGTCAGTTTGGGAACCCAGCCGGCGGTCTTCTCGCTCTCGGTGTCCTGGGCCAGTAGCCAGCAGATGCGCCAAAGTGTTGACACTGCCCTGTTGTGGGCCGGGATCACCACCCTTGTTTTGGTGTCATCCATTGGCATTGTGATTGTTTCACGACTGGTCAAGCGACTGACCAAGGGATCCCACGCGGCCCGGGCCATCGCTTCCGGCGAGCGTCGAGTGCTGGTGGAAGACTCGATTGGTAAGCCCTTCGGAGGGCGGGATGAAGTCGATGAGTTCGCCGGGGCCGTTGACGCGATGGCCCGTGAACTCAATGCCAAAATCGCTGCCGAGCAACGATTCTCTGCAGATCTAGCCCATGAGCTACGCACCCCATTGACCGGTTTAGTGACGGCGGCAAGTTTGCTTCCCGACTCCCGCCCCACCCAATTAGTCCAGGATCGGGTGGCCAAGTTGCGGAACCTCGTTGAAGATCTGTTGGAAGTCTCCCGGTTGGAGTCGCGCATCGAGTCGGCCGATTTGGCCACCGTTCAGTTGGATCCTTGTGTTGCCGAGATCATTGGGCATATCCGTGGACGACGCCCGGAACAGTGCGCCGAACTAGAACTTCACTTGAGCGCCGAAGGTAGCGAAGTGCTTGTTGAACCGCGAAGGTTAGAGCGCATCCTAGAGAATCTGATCAGCAATGCGTGGGCCCACGGTGAAGGGCCGATCACGATCAGCACTCGGGGCCGGAGCATCAGCATCCATGATCAGGGCCCGGGATTCCCGAGCAGTGTCTTAGACAATGGTCCGGAACGCTTTGTGTCCAAGGGTGGTGGGATCGGACTGGGCTTGACCATCGCTAGCGGTCAGGCGCAGGCCTTGGGCGCCACGATGAATCTATCCAATGACAACGGCGCGTTGGTTCACCTTGAATTGCAGCCATCGACGGAATCCGAACTTCGCTAG
- a CDS encoding FAD-dependent oxidoreductase → MGRRWLRSPATPRKSAWLPALSPIKRQAAERGQAGRGAKLCIKVKGRQQRFVALGLEDAPLNFVQVEYFEEDTTTLVCFGPDAVAVDVEDLAAAQRYLDRLVPGLEVLEAAGYNWVDDPYSQSTWPMHYTSDLTESLAELQRPEGLLHLAGSDFANGWGGFIDGAIESGLDAARAVSTSLQAPAAGPELAATPSLPAS, encoded by the coding sequence TTGGGCAGGCGGTGGCTTCGATCACCAGCAACGCCGAGGAAATCAGCGTGGCTACCGGCGCTCTCCCCGATCAAGCGCCAGGCGGCCGAGCGCGGGCAGGCTGGCCGCGGAGCCAAGCTGTGCATCAAGGTCAAGGGGCGGCAACAGCGATTTGTCGCCTTGGGCCTGGAAGATGCCCCGCTGAACTTCGTCCAGGTCGAATACTTCGAGGAAGACACCACAACCCTGGTGTGTTTCGGCCCCGATGCGGTCGCGGTGGATGTCGAGGATCTCGCCGCCGCCCAACGCTACCTGGATCGCTTGGTTCCCGGATTGGAGGTACTGGAGGCCGCCGGGTACAACTGGGTGGACGACCCGTACTCGCAGTCCACCTGGCCCATGCACTACACGAGCGACCTGACCGAGTCGCTGGCCGAGTTGCAGCGCCCGGAGGGCCTCCTTCACCTGGCAGGTTCGGACTTCGCCAATGGCTGGGGCGGGTTCATCGACGGGGCCATCGAAAGCGGACTCGACGCCGCGCGCGCCGTGTCCACGTCGCTACAGGCTCCGGCGGCCGGGCCAGAACTGGCCGCGACGCCTTCGCTGCCGGCGAGCTGA
- a CDS encoding GlsB/YeaQ/YmgE family stress response membrane protein, with protein sequence MGIVGWIVLGLIAGAIAKAIKPGEQGGGWLATLLLGIVGALVGGWIGSAVFDVGINQFWSPSTWLLAIGGSLVVLVLWGLLTRKRA encoded by the coding sequence GTGGGCATTGTCGGATGGATCGTTTTGGGACTGATCGCCGGGGCTATCGCCAAGGCCATCAAACCGGGAGAGCAGGGAGGCGGATGGCTCGCCACGCTGCTGCTGGGCATCGTCGGCGCCCTGGTGGGCGGCTGGATCGGCTCCGCGGTCTTCGATGTGGGAATCAACCAGTTCTGGTCGCCCTCGACCTGGCTGCTGGCCATCGGCGGTTCGCTCGTGGTTCTGGTCCTTTGGGGGCTACTGACCCGCAAGCGAGCCTAG
- a CDS encoding MarR family winged helix-turn-helix transcriptional regulator — MSRYEASGYWYGEGQSAPEAVDLLNLMRRYRDAERKMRAQTRGSMGMNETDMTALRFLLRAHRKGEVPRQRDFAEELGISNASVSALIDRLCRDGYAERIMHPADRRSVGIVPTRHSDTEVRETLQQMHERMMSAVDGLSADERRAAAKFLLALIASVEWNEHDLGQSAQRDHELRDVPGSNLASS; from the coding sequence ATGAGTCGCTATGAGGCCAGTGGATATTGGTATGGTGAGGGCCAATCGGCTCCGGAAGCCGTTGACCTGTTGAACCTCATGCGCCGCTACCGTGACGCAGAGCGGAAAATGCGTGCCCAGACTCGCGGATCCATGGGCATGAATGAGACCGACATGACCGCCCTGCGCTTCCTCTTGAGGGCGCACCGCAAGGGCGAGGTGCCTCGCCAGCGCGATTTCGCCGAGGAGCTGGGCATCTCCAATGCCTCGGTATCAGCGCTGATTGATCGGCTCTGCCGCGATGGATACGCCGAACGGATCATGCATCCGGCCGACCGCAGATCGGTGGGCATTGTTCCGACCCGGCACAGCGACACCGAGGTGCGCGAGACTCTGCAGCAGATGCATGAGCGGATGATGTCCGCCGTCGATGGGCTCAGCGCAGATGAGCGGAGGGCCGCAGCGAAGTTCCTGCTTGCCCTCATTGCCAGTGTGGAATGGAATGAGCATGACCTCGGCCAGTCGGCGCAACGCGATCATGAGCTGCGCGATGTCCCAGGGAGCAACCTGGCGTCCTCATGA
- a CDS encoding cryptochrome/photolyase family protein encodes MNSSRSHDQPQDYQLVLFRDDLRTADHPALLAARDAGPVVGLYILDEDSAGIRPLGGAARWWLHHALASLRASLEQLGIPLVLRRGATVEILQEVVAEGAVAAVHWNRRYGQAERAVDTELKSTLGEAGIPAHSYAGTLLHEPWELLTQSGTGYKVFTAFHKALCATDIRPPQPAPQRQASPPGKTPPGEDLENWGLLPTSPDWSTGLAEAWTPGEAAAHERLDMVFDEVARDYQDLHDRPDRDGTSALSPALRWGHLSAHQLWHELSALAQRAPGAAEGALGLRRQVAWRDFCWHLYYHHPELPTENLRAEFDDFDWSWPGDSARAAHLATAWQRGRTGFALVDAGMAQLWQTGWMHNRVRMVTASLLVKNLGLHWRVGEQWFWDTLVDADLASNTANWQWVAGSGADAAPYFRVFNPELQAKKFDPSGSYVARYAPLAVEPLVDLKESRQAALDAYQHMKSAQGK; translated from the coding sequence ATGAACTCCAGCCGCAGCCATGATCAGCCCCAGGACTACCAGCTTGTGCTCTTCCGCGATGACTTGCGCACCGCAGACCATCCGGCGCTGTTGGCGGCCCGCGACGCGGGTCCGGTGGTGGGTCTGTACATCCTGGACGAGGATTCTGCCGGGATCAGGCCGCTGGGCGGCGCGGCGCGCTGGTGGCTGCACCACGCGCTAGCGAGCCTGCGCGCCTCGCTCGAGCAACTGGGCATTCCGCTGGTGCTTCGGCGCGGAGCCACGGTGGAGATCCTCCAGGAGGTGGTGGCCGAGGGCGCCGTGGCTGCGGTGCACTGGAACCGGCGCTATGGCCAGGCCGAGCGTGCCGTCGACACCGAGCTCAAGAGCACCTTGGGCGAGGCCGGGATCCCTGCGCACAGCTATGCCGGGACCCTGCTGCACGAACCGTGGGAGCTGCTGACCCAATCAGGCACCGGCTACAAGGTGTTCACCGCGTTCCATAAGGCGTTGTGCGCCACCGACATCCGCCCACCCCAGCCCGCGCCGCAGCGGCAGGCCTCGCCGCCGGGAAAGACGCCGCCCGGCGAAGATCTGGAGAACTGGGGCTTGCTGCCCACCTCGCCGGATTGGTCCACCGGCCTGGCCGAAGCATGGACGCCGGGGGAAGCGGCGGCCCATGAGCGCCTGGATATGGTGTTCGACGAGGTCGCCCGGGATTACCAGGACCTGCATGATCGCCCCGACCGCGATGGGACCTCCGCGCTGTCGCCAGCGCTGCGATGGGGGCACCTCAGCGCGCACCAGCTGTGGCACGAGCTCAGTGCGTTGGCCCAACGCGCCCCGGGGGCCGCCGAGGGCGCGTTGGGACTGCGCCGCCAGGTGGCATGGCGGGATTTCTGCTGGCACCTCTACTACCATCACCCGGAACTGCCCACCGAAAACCTGCGGGCGGAGTTTGATGATTTTGATTGGTCCTGGCCCGGGGATTCGGCCCGGGCGGCGCACCTGGCCACGGCCTGGCAGCGGGGCCGCACCGGATTCGCGTTGGTGGATGCCGGGATGGCCCAGTTGTGGCAGACCGGCTGGATGCATAATCGCGTGCGCATGGTGACGGCCAGCTTGCTGGTCAAGAATCTGGGGCTGCATTGGAGGGTCGGCGAGCAATGGTTCTGGGACACCTTGGTGGACGCGGACCTGGCGAGCAATACCGCCAATTGGCAGTGGGTGGCTGGCAGTGGCGCCGACGCTGCGCCCTATTTCAGGGTGTTCAATCCCGAGCTGCAAGCCAAGAAGTTCGATCCCTCGGGCAGCTATGTGGCGCGCTATGCGCCGTTGGCCGTTGAACCGCTGGTGGATCTGAAGGAATCGCGGCAGGCGGCGCTCGATGCCTACCAGCACATGAAATCTGCCCAGGGAAAGTAA
- a CDS encoding copper chaperone PCu(A)C: MKNSLTLRIAALCAAAAVTLSGCAATGAGDSSTPAQGASATMKDPWLKAVDDGMTAGFGTIVNNGDHEVTVTAVTSPASDDLELHETVANESGAMVMREKTGGFTIPAHGELHLEPGGSHIMLMDLPKALAPGSEVSMTLQFSDQSTLEFSAPVKDFAGANENYHGSEHGDLDDAPAESTHDH; encoded by the coding sequence GTGAAAAATTCCCTGACCCTACGTATCGCTGCCCTGTGCGCGGCAGCCGCCGTCACACTGAGCGGATGCGCCGCCACTGGCGCTGGCGACTCCAGCACCCCCGCGCAGGGCGCGTCAGCCACCATGAAAGATCCCTGGCTCAAGGCCGTGGACGATGGCATGACCGCCGGCTTCGGCACCATCGTGAACAACGGCGACCACGAGGTCACCGTCACTGCTGTCACCAGCCCGGCCTCCGATGACCTCGAGCTGCACGAAACCGTGGCCAACGAATCCGGGGCCATGGTCATGCGCGAAAAGACCGGTGGTTTCACCATCCCCGCCCACGGCGAGCTCCACCTGGAGCCCGGAGGCAGCCACATCATGCTCATGGACCTGCCCAAGGCACTGGCCCCGGGCAGCGAAGTCAGCATGACGCTGCAGTTCTCTGATCAGAGCACCCTCGAATTCTCCGCTCCGGTCAAGGACTTCGCCGGAGCGAACGAGAATTACCACGGGAGCGAGCACGGCGACCTGGACGATGCCCCGGCAGAAAGCACCCACGATCACTGA
- a CDS encoding Dyp-type peroxidase, which translates to MARKESDSALRPSRRGILFGGAAAGLGAVATLGVESLAGRGTTAQASEELHGQEVIPFYGQHQAGIATAPQAHAVYLALTLRNGVDREGLMRLLRLLTDDAARLTQGEAALADTEPELATVPARLTVTFGFGPKLVEMAGSSAADIQPLPKFSIDRLQERWNDGDLLLHLGSDDPFTLAHTQRMLLKDARSFCEVKWVQTGFRRSRGSEASGTTMRNLFGQVDGTVNPAPATDDFTSLVWNEDGSTTMVIRRIHMDVDTWDEVDRSGREFSVGRTLSNGAPTTGTNEHDEPDFGAMTALGFPVIADQAHIRRARSENTSERIFRRGYNYDEQPSGTQMSDSGLIFVSYQKNVERQYIPLQKRLAELDALNQWTTPIGSAVFLIPPGCAEGGFIGEALFTH; encoded by the coding sequence ATGGCACGCAAAGAATCTGACTCCGCCCTGCGCCCGAGCCGCCGCGGGATCTTGTTCGGCGGGGCCGCGGCCGGCCTGGGGGCCGTGGCCACCCTGGGCGTGGAATCGCTGGCCGGGCGCGGCACCACGGCGCAAGCCTCCGAGGAACTCCATGGCCAGGAGGTGATCCCCTTCTACGGTCAGCATCAAGCAGGAATTGCTACCGCGCCCCAGGCCCATGCCGTCTATCTGGCGCTTACGTTGCGCAATGGCGTGGACCGCGAGGGGCTCATGCGCCTGCTTCGGCTGCTCACCGACGATGCGGCCCGGCTGACCCAGGGCGAGGCGGCCCTGGCGGATACCGAACCCGAATTGGCGACGGTGCCGGCCCGCCTGACCGTCACCTTCGGCTTCGGCCCAAAGCTGGTGGAGATGGCCGGTTCCTCTGCCGCGGACATTCAGCCGCTGCCAAAGTTCAGCATCGATCGACTGCAGGAACGCTGGAATGACGGGGATCTGCTGCTGCACCTGGGCTCGGATGACCCCTTCACGCTCGCCCACACCCAGCGCATGCTCTTAAAGGACGCCCGCAGCTTCTGCGAGGTGAAATGGGTGCAAACCGGGTTCCGACGCTCGCGGGGCTCGGAAGCCAGCGGGACGACGATGCGCAACCTGTTCGGACAGGTCGACGGGACCGTGAACCCGGCACCGGCCACCGATGATTTCACGTCCCTGGTGTGGAATGAGGACGGCAGCACCACCATGGTGATCCGCCGCATCCACATGGACGTTGACACCTGGGATGAGGTGGATCGATCCGGCCGGGAATTCAGCGTGGGCCGCACCCTGAGCAACGGCGCACCAACCACCGGAACCAATGAGCATGATGAACCGGATTTCGGCGCCATGACGGCCCTGGGATTCCCGGTCATCGCTGACCAGGCCCACATCCGGCGAGCGCGCTCGGAGAACACCAGCGAGCGGATCTTCCGCCGGGGCTACAACTACGATGAGCAGCCCAGCGGAACGCAGATGTCCGATTCCGGGCTGATTTTCGTGTCCTACCAGAAAAACGTGGAACGCCAATACATTCCGTTGCAGAAGCGGCTGGCCGAACTGGACGCATTGAACCAGTGGACCACGCCCATCGGCTCCGCCGTGTTCCTCATCCCGCCGGGCTGCGCCGAGGGAGGGTTCATCGGTGAAGCTCTCTTCACGCACTAG
- a CDS encoding PepSY-associated TM helix domain-containing protein, which yields MTLLDPAPPESPPPSIPARPASKGWFRQLLLRLHFYAGIFIGPFILIAAVSGALYAITPQIEQAVYAEELRAPVAESYLPLAEQVEAANNYMGSSEALVAVRPAPNPGDTTRVMYADPALGESETRAIFVDPATADIRGDLTAYGTSGALPLRTWIDQLHRNLQLGEPGRMYSELAASWMGIIALAGLGLWIVRIRRTKRKKDLLRPNTKGTGYRRLASWHGSLGIWVLLGAFFLSATGITWSTYGGANVGELRTALNWGTPSVNTDLTASGDSSADVHAHHHAAAAAPTGDSVSPAAFDTMLSIGQEVNVNTGLVEIKPPAAQGQAWVVQEIQHSYPTEVDAVSINGQTLQVVDRVDFKDFSLAAKLSRWGIDIHMGSMFGLPNQILLFLVASTIAAMVVLGYAMWWKRRPTKNPTRRMGKAPARGGLLRAPWWAALPVLAAAVLVGLFLPLMGASLALFMLIDVIVGWVQRSRSRTAATR from the coding sequence ATGACACTTCTGGACCCCGCACCCCCGGAATCCCCACCGCCTTCCATCCCCGCGCGCCCAGCCAGCAAAGGCTGGTTCAGGCAGCTGCTGCTAAGGCTGCATTTCTATGCAGGCATTTTCATCGGCCCGTTCATCCTCATCGCCGCCGTGAGCGGTGCGCTCTACGCCATCACGCCACAGATCGAGCAGGCGGTCTATGCCGAGGAACTGCGCGCACCCGTTGCCGAGTCCTATCTGCCGCTGGCGGAGCAAGTCGAAGCCGCCAACAACTACATGGGCAGTAGCGAGGCCTTGGTCGCGGTGCGTCCAGCGCCGAACCCCGGGGACACCACCCGGGTGATGTATGCCGACCCGGCACTGGGCGAGAGCGAAACCCGGGCGATCTTCGTGGACCCCGCCACTGCTGACATCCGCGGCGACCTCACCGCCTACGGCACCAGCGGCGCCCTGCCCCTGCGCACCTGGATCGACCAGCTGCACCGCAATCTGCAGCTGGGGGAACCCGGGCGCATGTACAGCGAGCTGGCCGCCTCCTGGATGGGCATCATCGCCCTTGCCGGTTTAGGTCTATGGATTGTGCGGATCAGGCGCACCAAACGCAAAAAAGACCTCCTGCGCCCCAACACCAAGGGCACCGGCTACCGCCGGCTAGCCAGCTGGCATGGATCCTTGGGGATCTGGGTCCTGCTCGGCGCGTTCTTCCTCTCGGCCACCGGGATCACGTGGTCCACCTACGGTGGCGCCAACGTAGGTGAATTGCGCACTGCGTTGAATTGGGGCACCCCCTCGGTGAACACCGATCTCACTGCTTCTGGGGACAGTTCCGCTGACGTGCATGCCCACCATCACGCAGCTGCTGCGGCACCCACCGGGGACTCCGTGAGCCCGGCGGCATTCGACACGATGCTCTCCATCGGCCAGGAAGTCAATGTCAACACCGGACTGGTGGAAATCAAGCCGCCCGCTGCGCAGGGCCAGGCCTGGGTGGTCCAGGAAATCCAGCACTCCTACCCCACCGAGGTCGATGCCGTGTCCATCAACGGCCAGACGCTTCAGGTCGTGGACCGGGTCGATTTCAAGGACTTCAGCCTGGCCGCGAAGCTCTCCCGCTGGGGCATCGACATCCACATGGGCTCAATGTTCGGGTTGCCCAACCAGATCCTGCTGTTCCTTGTGGCCTCCACCATCGCCGCCATGGTGGTACTGGGGTATGCGATGTGGTGGAAACGCCGACCCACGAAAAACCCGACTCGGCGCATGGGCAAGGCTCCAGCCCGGGGCGGCCTGTTGCGGGCCCCGTGGTGGGCGGCCCTTCCGGTTCTGGCCGCAGCGGTCCTCGTGGGCCTGTTCTTGCCGCTGATGGGGGCAAGCCTCGCGCTGTTCATGCTCATCGATGTGATTGTTGGCTGGGTTCAGCGATCGCGTTCCCGGACGGCGGCGACCCGCTAG